A region from the Tahibacter amnicola genome encodes:
- the pcnB gene encoding polynucleotide adenylyltransferase PcnB: MIEPAKPTLRVIPREQHGISRRNISNGALRVLYRLNEAGYDAFLVGGAVRDLLLGGHPKDFDIATNATPEQVRGLFRNCRLIGRRFRLAHVVFGQEIVEVATFRGTGEEGNVDRHVVDGRIVRDNVYGTIEEDAIRRDFRVNALYYNIADFSVRDYVGGMEDLDKKVLHLIGDPDQRYREDPVRMLRAVRLAAKLGFSIDQTAQQPFAHLGQLLCDAAPARLFDESLKLFLAGHGQASFRELDRSGLLGFVFPATAAALRHSDGAEFRALVEWGLKNTDQRVKAEKSVTPAFLFAVLLWGAVRERVERGISSGMDPAAAWANAGGSVIAEQSARVAIPRRFSLVMEEIWSLQPRFELRMKKRVFRLLAHPRFRAAYDFLVVRAQADNSLKPLVEWWGQAHAAQPDALDEMLNQAAQPAAALPKAGAPKKRRRRRRKKAPGGGSGDAPEAT; the protein is encoded by the coding sequence GTGATTGAGCCGGCGAAGCCGACGTTGCGCGTCATTCCGCGTGAACAGCACGGTATCTCGCGGCGAAATATCAGCAACGGCGCGCTGCGTGTTCTGTATCGCCTGAACGAGGCGGGCTATGACGCCTTTCTCGTGGGCGGTGCCGTGCGTGACCTGTTGCTGGGCGGACACCCCAAAGATTTCGATATCGCGACGAATGCAACACCCGAACAGGTGCGCGGCCTGTTCCGCAATTGCCGCCTGATCGGGCGCCGGTTCCGCCTGGCGCACGTCGTGTTCGGGCAGGAAATCGTCGAAGTGGCGACGTTCCGTGGAACCGGCGAGGAAGGCAATGTCGACCGGCATGTGGTCGATGGCCGCATCGTCCGTGACAACGTCTACGGCACGATCGAAGAAGACGCGATCCGTCGTGATTTCCGCGTCAATGCGCTGTATTACAACATTGCAGATTTCAGCGTCCGCGACTATGTGGGCGGCATGGAGGATCTCGACAAGAAGGTCCTTCATCTGATCGGTGATCCGGACCAGCGTTACCGGGAAGATCCGGTGCGGATGCTGCGCGCCGTCCGGCTGGCGGCAAAGTTGGGTTTCTCCATCGACCAGACGGCCCAGCAGCCTTTCGCCCACCTGGGCCAGTTGCTGTGCGATGCCGCGCCGGCGCGGCTGTTTGATGAGTCACTGAAGCTGTTTCTGGCCGGTCACGGTCAGGCCAGTTTCCGGGAGCTGGACCGGTCCGGCCTGCTTGGCTTTGTTTTCCCGGCCACCGCCGCGGCGCTGCGCCACAGCGATGGCGCCGAGTTCCGGGCGCTGGTGGAGTGGGGACTCAAGAACACTGACCAGCGGGTCAAGGCGGAAAAGTCCGTCACGCCGGCTTTCCTGTTCGCGGTGTTGTTGTGGGGCGCCGTGCGCGAGCGTGTCGAACGCGGCATCAGCTCGGGCATGGACCCGGCAGCCGCGTGGGCGAACGCTGGTGGCTCGGTGATCGCCGAGCAGTCGGCGCGGGTTGCGATTCCGCGACGGTTCTCGCTGGTGATGGAGGAAATCTGGTCGCTGCAGCCGCGCTTCGAGCTACGTATGAAGAAGCGCGTGTTCCGTTTGCTCGCGCATCCGCGTTTCCGTGCCGCATACGATTTCCTCGTCGTGCGCGCCCAGGCCGACAACTCGCTCAAGCCATTGGTGGAGTGGTGGGGGCAGGCGCATGCGGCGCAACCGGACGCGCTCGACGAGATGCTCAACCAGGCAGCGCAGCCTGCCGCGGCCTTGCCCAAGGCCGGCGCACCGAAGAAGCGCCGGCGTCGGCGCCGGAAAAAGGCGCCCGGCGGTGGATCGGGTGACGCACCCGAGGCGACGTGA
- the fdxA gene encoding ferredoxin FdxA: MPFVVTENCIKCKYTDCVEVCPVDCFHAGPNFLVIDPEECIDCTLCEPECPANAIYPEDDVPGGQEHFIALNAELAKTWPVLTERLEPPADAKEWDGKPGKLAQLQR, translated from the coding sequence ATGCCCTTCGTTGTCACCGAAAACTGCATCAAGTGCAAGTACACGGACTGCGTCGAAGTATGTCCGGTGGACTGCTTCCACGCCGGCCCGAACTTCCTCGTGATCGATCCGGAAGAGTGCATTGACTGCACCCTGTGCGAACCGGAATGCCCGGCTAACGCCATCTATCCGGAGGACGACGTCCCCGGCGGTCAGGAGCATTTCATCGCGCTCAATGCCGAGCTGGCGAAGACCTGGCCCGTCCTGACCGAACGGCTCGAACCGCCCGCCGACGCCAAGGAATGGGACGGCAAACCGGGCAAGCTCGCACAGCTCCAACGTTAG
- the dapA gene encoding 4-hydroxy-tetrahydrodipicolinate synthase, whose protein sequence is MKFSGSICALATPFGADDALDLDAFGRLIEFQIAGGTAAVVVAGSTGEAHALDEAEYERLLTFAVSQVRGRIPVIAGTGGANTRKTVATTQRAKACGANAALVVTPYYVRPTQEGLVRHYEQVAELGGLPVILYNVPGRTACDMQPQTVAALAPDPRVVGIKEAVADAARMRDLIALRSDGFSVLSGDDSTALRSLLDGADGVISVANNVAPRLFHAMCDAAVRGNRAQAEAFGARLDALFDALGWESNPIPLKWALGELGLGTARVRLPLTSLSLPHREPLRELVRSLQDAAV, encoded by the coding sequence TTGAAATTCTCGGGCAGCATCTGTGCGTTAGCCACGCCGTTTGGCGCGGACGACGCGCTCGACCTGGATGCCTTCGGGCGTCTGATCGAGTTCCAGATTGCCGGAGGAACCGCCGCCGTCGTGGTCGCCGGCTCGACAGGTGAAGCGCATGCACTGGATGAGGCGGAATACGAGCGTCTGCTGACGTTCGCTGTTAGCCAGGTGCGTGGCCGCATTCCCGTCATCGCGGGCACCGGCGGTGCCAATACCCGCAAGACGGTCGCCACCACCCAGCGTGCAAAAGCCTGTGGGGCGAATGCTGCCCTGGTCGTCACTCCCTATTATGTGCGTCCTACCCAGGAAGGGCTGGTGCGCCATTACGAGCAGGTGGCCGAACTGGGTGGCTTGCCGGTGATTCTCTATAACGTGCCCGGCCGTACGGCCTGCGACATGCAGCCACAGACCGTGGCGGCCCTGGCGCCGGATCCGCGTGTGGTCGGCATCAAGGAAGCCGTTGCCGATGCCGCCCGCATGCGCGACTTGATCGCCCTGCGTTCGGACGGGTTCAGCGTGTTGTCCGGCGACGACAGTACCGCCTTGCGCAGCCTGCTCGACGGCGCCGACGGTGTGATTTCGGTGGCCAACAACGTGGCACCGCGACTGTTCCACGCTATGTGTGACGCGGCCGTTCGCGGGAATCGCGCCCAGGCCGAGGCGTTCGGGGCGCGGCTGGACGCGCTGTTCGATGCGCTGGGCTGGGAATCCAACCCAATCCCGTTGAAATGGGCACTGGGCGAGCTCGGACTGGGCACCGCCCGGGTCCGTCTCCCGTTGACCTCCCTGAGCCTGCCCCACCGCGAACCCTTGCGTGAGCTGGTTCGAAGCCTGCAAGATGCCGCCGTTTGA
- a CDS encoding glycine cleavage system protein R, producing MKQAGKSALTEPAPRPTANENFLLISAFAPQPESPLVAVTRRITECGCNLVDARVSTLGADVSVLALAVGPWDAIAKLENALNKLERGENLRIMHFRTGPKPVQNTLLPYVVEVIAADRPGILHQLAEFFGRRGITIEQLHSTRYRAMQTGADMFSAQVTVGIPATTHIAALRDDFLEFCDGLNLDAIMDPMKF from the coding sequence GTGAAGCAAGCAGGTAAATCCGCCCTTACCGAACCCGCCCCCCGCCCGACGGCGAACGAGAATTTCCTACTGATCAGCGCCTTTGCGCCCCAGCCCGAGTCACCGCTGGTGGCCGTGACGCGACGTATTACCGAGTGCGGCTGCAACCTGGTCGATGCACGTGTCTCCACGCTCGGTGCCGACGTTTCCGTGCTGGCGCTGGCGGTCGGGCCCTGGGATGCGATTGCCAAGCTCGAAAATGCGCTGAACAAGCTCGAACGCGGCGAAAACCTGCGCATCATGCATTTCCGTACCGGCCCGAAACCGGTGCAGAACACCCTGCTGCCCTACGTCGTGGAAGTGATCGCGGCTGACCGGCCGGGCATCCTCCACCAGCTGGCGGAGTTCTTTGGCCGCCGCGGCATTACGATCGAACAGCTCCACTCCACCCGGTACCGCGCCATGCAGACCGGCGCGGACATGTTTTCCGCCCAGGTCACCGTCGGGATTCCCGCCACGACCCATATCGCCGCCTTGCGCGATGATTTCCTGGAGTTCTGCGACGGCCTGAATCTTGACGCCATCATGGACCCGATGAAGTTCTAA
- a CDS encoding peroxiredoxin encodes MPEVGSKAPSLKGTTADTTPLALSSFRGQWVVVYFYPKDNTPGCTREAQDFRDLKPEFAKRNAIVIGVSRDSAKSHAGFTTKQALNFPLVADADEAWCKAFDVIHEKVLYGKRYLGVVRSTFLIAPDGRIAKVWRNVKVPGHAAEVLGSIPPA; translated from the coding sequence ATGCCTGAAGTCGGTTCAAAAGCTCCCTCACTCAAAGGCACCACGGCGGACACGACGCCACTCGCGCTCTCGTCATTCCGCGGACAATGGGTTGTTGTGTACTTCTACCCCAAGGACAACACCCCCGGCTGCACCCGCGAGGCCCAGGATTTCCGCGACCTGAAGCCCGAATTCGCCAAGCGCAACGCCATCGTTATCGGCGTTTCACGCGATTCGGCCAAGAGCCACGCCGGATTCACCACCAAACAGGCGCTCAACTTTCCGCTGGTTGCCGATGCCGACGAAGCCTGGTGCAAGGCCTTCGACGTGATCCATGAGAAGGTGCTCTACGGCAAGCGCTATCTGGGCGTGGTCCGCAGCACCTTCCTGATCGCGCCCGACGGGCGCATTGCGAAGGTCTGGCGCAACGTCAAAGTACCCGGCCACGCGGCCGAGGTGCTCGGAAGCATCCCGCCGGCGTGA
- a CDS encoding PhoH family protein, protein MTRGKRIYVLDTNVLMHDPTSLFRFEEHDVFIPMTVLEELDNAKKGTSEVSRNARQVSRFINELIVHGNDRKIEEGLDLVSPQGVNLNRGKSVGRLYFQTRSPESSTTRTKADNQILAAVLMLREQHQRVPVVLVTKDINLRIKASIYGITAEDYENDRALDDFSLLYSGHTELPETFWTQHQKDLKSWQERNHTLYEVKLRKDEEWFPHQCLYIPDGDDTLELRVIEVRDGRAKLRLMDDYTGSHNVWGITARNREQNFALNLLMDPDVDFVTLLGTAGTGKTLLALAAGLAQVMDQQRYREIIMTRATVSVGEDIGFLPGTEEEKMTPWMGALTDNLEVLTSPSEGGAWGRAATNDLLASRIKIRSLNFMRGRTFLSRYVIIDEAQNLTPKQMKTLLTRAGPGTKMICLGNVEQIDTPYLTETTSGLTYAVDRFKEWQHSAHITLRRGERSRLADYASERL, encoded by the coding sequence ATGACCCGAGGCAAACGCATCTACGTACTCGATACCAACGTGCTCATGCACGATCCGACATCGCTGTTCCGCTTCGAGGAACACGATGTCTTCATTCCGATGACCGTCCTGGAAGAGCTGGACAACGCCAAGAAAGGTACGTCGGAAGTCTCCCGCAACGCACGCCAGGTCAGCCGCTTCATCAACGAACTGATCGTTCACGGCAACGATCGCAAGATTGAAGAAGGCCTGGACCTCGTCTCGCCGCAAGGCGTCAATCTCAATCGCGGCAAATCCGTCGGGCGGCTCTATTTCCAGACTCGCTCGCCCGAATCCAGCACGACCCGCACCAAGGCTGACAACCAGATCCTCGCCGCCGTCCTGATGTTGCGCGAACAGCATCAACGCGTCCCGGTCGTACTGGTCACCAAGGACATCAATCTTCGTATCAAGGCGTCGATCTACGGCATCACGGCCGAAGACTACGAGAACGACCGCGCGCTCGACGATTTCAGTCTGCTGTATTCCGGCCATACGGAGCTGCCCGAGACGTTCTGGACGCAGCATCAGAAAGACCTGAAGTCCTGGCAGGAACGCAACCACACGCTGTACGAGGTCAAGCTGCGCAAGGACGAGGAATGGTTCCCGCACCAGTGCCTCTATATTCCCGATGGCGACGACACGCTGGAACTGCGCGTGATCGAAGTGCGCGATGGCCGCGCCAAGTTGCGGCTGATGGACGACTACACCGGTTCGCACAATGTCTGGGGCATTACCGCACGCAACCGCGAACAGAACTTCGCGCTCAACCTGCTGATGGATCCCGACGTCGATTTCGTCACCCTCCTCGGCACCGCCGGCACCGGCAAGACACTGCTGGCACTGGCAGCAGGCCTCGCACAAGTCATGGACCAGCAGCGCTATCGCGAAATCATCATGACCCGCGCAACGGTCTCCGTCGGCGAAGACATCGGCTTCCTTCCGGGTACCGAGGAAGAAAAGATGACGCCGTGGATGGGCGCCCTGACCGACAACCTGGAAGTGCTCACCAGCCCCAGCGAAGGTGGTGCCTGGGGACGTGCCGCGACCAATGACCTGCTGGCTTCCCGGATCAAGATCCGCTCGCTCAACTTCATGCGCGGACGTACCTTCCTGAGCCGCTACGTCATCATCGACGAGGCGCAGAATCTCACGCCCAAGCAGATGAAGACGTTGCTCACGCGCGCGGGGCCGGGCACCAAGATGATCTGCCTGGGCAACGTCGAGCAGATCGACACGCCCTACCTCACGGAAACAACCTCCGGCCTGACCTACGCGGTCGACCGCTTCAAGGAATGGCAGCACAGCGCGCATATCACGCTTCGCCGCGGCGAGCGTTCGCGACTGGCTGACTACGCATCCGAGCGGCTGTAA